In the genome of Deltaproteobacteria bacterium, the window CACACCTCCCAGGTATCCGGCAACGATCTTGCTGATTCCATTGATTCCAAGTATCCCTCCGGCCATGGCATCCTGAAAATAACCGAGGAAGATGCCGGAAACCATTCCGGCCCTCTTTCCCCTGGTGATCGCAAAATGGACCACCCCAATCAGAGGCAGGTCAATGCAGTTCGTCAACCACTGGGGAAAAACAAGCGGGATGAGCACTGACTGGGCGACCAACAGAAAAGCGAAGAGAACGATATAATAAAAGACGATCATTCCGCGTCCCCCATCCCCTCTCTTCGGGTGAGGACCAGAACGTCCTCAAGACGGTTAATGGGGGCCGCCGGCAGGAGTTTGGCATACTGGTAAAGACCATGTTCTTTCTTGATAACCTGGGTGATGGTACCAACCTGGATGCCCCGAGGATATGTTCCGGCCAGCCCGCTGGTGGTTACTGAATCACCCTTACGGACGTCCTCCGTCCTGTCCAGATATTTCATCTGGCATGTCCCCGAGTTCTCGCCTTCGAGGATGGCCCTGGCCCTGGACCTGCTCACCAGGACCGGGACCTGAGAGGACCGATCAACGAGGAGGCGAACAACGGAGCTTCCCTCGGCAACCTCAATTACCAGTCCTGCAAGTCCCTCAGGGGTAACCACCGGCATATCCGTCCTGATACCATCACCGGATCCGCGATTGATCACTATCGTTCTGACCCACGGATCAGGGGACTCGCCGATAACACGTGCCGCGACGCCCACGAAGCCGGTTTCATTTTTAAACTGCTCAAATTCGACAAGGCGCCCCGCCCGGTGCAGTTCCTCCCTGAGAAACTGCACCTCGCCTTTTAACAGGTTAACCTCGCTTTTCAACCGACGATTCTCCGACCGGACACCGAAGAGGTAGAAATAATCGCGCCAGATCCCGGACGTCGTATGGGTCAGGGCACTAGCGCCCCTCTGGAAGGGCGACATCAGGGTGAGACCTTCCCTTTTCAGGTAGGTCATACCGGTCTCATCCTTGACCTGTTGGCTAATTATGAGAAGGGACGCGACCAGAAGACACGCCAGCAGCAGCCCCTCTCGGTGGCGCGTCAGGAAATCGCGCAGGGGACCGCCGGAATCGGACATGGGACTACTCTTTCATGGATATCTGTTTGAGGAGTTTTAGCTCAGTGAGGGCCTGGCCCGCCCCTTTAACAACGCACATAAGAGGTTCTTCAGCAATTATGATGGGGAGATCCGTCTCCTCCCTGAGCCGGTGGTCCATCCCCTTCAACAGCGCTCCACCTCCTGCCAGGACGATCCCCTTGTCCACGATGTCTGCCGCGAGTTCAGGGGGCGTTCGCTCAAGGGCGTTCTTGATGGCCTCCACGATCCGGGATACAGGTTCCTCCAAAGCTTCAAAGATTTCCTTGTTGTTGATCTCAATGGTTTTGGGGACTCCCCCGATGAGGTCACGGCCTTTGACCTCTACGTTCTGGATATCGTCCATGGGATGGGCCGAACCGATGGAAATCTTGATCTGCTCGGACATCCTCTCTCCGATCAGCAGGTTATATTTTTTCTTGATATACGCCACGATGGCCTCATCCATCTTGTCGCCGCCCATCTTCACGGAGATGGACAGAACGATGTCCGAAAGGGAGATAACGGCCACCTCAGTGGTTCCCCCGCCAATATCCACGATCATATTTCCGGACGGCTCGGAAATGGGGAGGCCCGCGCCTATGGCGGCAGCCATTGGTTCTTCTATAAGGTACACCTCTCGCGCGCCGGCCTCCTGGGCGGACTCCCTTATGGCCCGCTTCTCAACCTGGGTAATTCCTGACGGCACCCCAACGATAATTCTGGGACGAACCAGTGATTTTCGGTTGTGGACCTTCTGGATGAAGTAACGAAGCATGGCCTCCACGACCTCGAAATCAGCTATTACACCGTCCTTCATGGGCCGTATCGCAACAATGCTGCCCGGGGTCCTGCCAAGCATCTGCTTGGCCTCCATACCTACTGCCTGCACTCTGGACCCCCCGCGCGCGTCTTTCTGGACGGCGACTACAGAGGGTTCGTCGGTAACAATTCCCTTGCCCTTAACGAAGATAAGTGTATTGGCTGTCCCAAGATCTATGGCGAGATCGTTGGATATTAACCCAAAAATATTGTCAAGCAGCATATTTTCCCTCGAATAGTTGACAGAACCGACGCGTTGGAAATTCTTCCTCAGGTGCCTCGGATCGATATGGAAGGTAAATTTCTCTGTACACTTCAGCTCACGGATACTATCAGAACCATTACACTTTTTCAACGGGAAGAGGGAATATCGACGTATTTTTCATTGGGCGGGACTTGCATTCAACAGCCTTTTTCTTATAATAGCTTGCTGGCTTTCATTCCCCGGGAACGGGGCCGGTGGTTTTTCCGCTGGAGTGACACCATGAACCTTCTGAAGGAGATATGAAATGCTCAGGTACATGAGAAACAACGCCGGATCCTGGATGGTGAGAATAATGCTGTTCGGAATCGTTATCATTTTCGCCTTCTGGGGGGTTGGCAGCTACAGCAGCAGAAATCTGACCACGGTTCTGACAATCGATAAGGATCGGGTCCCCTACAGCGAATACCAGGATATCTACAACTCCCTGAAAGAAGCGTACCGTCAGACTTACGGCGGTGTGGACTCCAAAGCCATTGAGGGGCTTGATATCAAGAATATGGCCATGGATCTTCTCGTCGAGCGCCATCTTCTTTTGGCGGCCGCAAAGAACCTGGGTGTAACCGCCACCCAGGATGAGATAGAAGGGATGATCCGCAGGAACAATCTTTTCTTCGAAGGGGGCGTTTTTTCCCAACGTCTCCTCCAGGCATACCTCGATCGCAACCGCTTGACCGTGAACAAATACGAAAAAGGTATCGCTGCAGATATTACCGTTGGAAAGATCCGCGACCTTGTCAAGCTTTCCGCGGTGGTCACACCCCAGGAGGTGGATGAAAACCTGAATCTGCTCACCAGGAAAATCGTCGTGGACCTTGTCAAAATCGACCCCAACCGATTCATCCGTAACCTGCCGCCCGCCTCCGAGGAAGACCTCATGGACTATTATGATGACCACGTGGAGGATTACCGGGTTCCGGAACGGTTCACCGAGGCCGTTGTCATCATAGACCCCGAGGACATGGCCAAAAAGGTGCCGGTCACCATGGAGGAAATCGAGGATCGATATGATGAGAATGCTGAGGATTATGCCCGCCCCGCAGCGTTCAGAATTCGACACATCCTTTTTTCCATACCGGATGCGGCGGCGGCGAACACCATTAATGAGATCCGCACCAAGGCGGAAGGGGTATCCAAGAACCTCCAGGAGGGCAAACTGACTTTTGATCAGGCAGCGAAGAGATGGTCCGACGACGAGGGGAGTGCATCTTCCGGTGGAAAGCTCGGCTTTTTGACTGAGGATGAACTTGATCCGGCCATCGTTGACGCTGCATCTTCCCTTAAAGGAGATGAAGTCAGCGATCCTATCCTGACACGGAAAGGGTTTGAGATCATCAGCGTCATGGAACGCAGGGAGAAAAGCGAGGTCCCCCTCGACGAGGTCAAGGGGGAAATTAAAGCCCAGATCCTGAAGGAAAAGGAGCAGGAGGCCGCCTACGATCTTGCCGATGATCTCATCGACGATGTGGAAAAAGCCGGAAAAAGTCTCCAGGAGGCGGCTCAGGCACGCAACCTGGCTGTGGTTATCACGCCGCCGTATAGCCGGGGGGGGGCTTTACCTCGCTCCGTTGATCTGCCCCAGGGCCTTCTCAAGGAGGCATTTGATACCGAGGAGAAGGAACTGGGAGACACCTTCGAATTCGAGGGCAAGCTCTATGTCATGCAGACCGTCAAACGCTCTGAAACGTATCTCCCGAAACTGGACGAGGTCAGGGACCAGGTCAACGCCGGCCTCCTGGTCAAGCGCGCCCTCAACGCGGCCTACGAGAGAGGCAAGGAGATGATCGGGCAGTTGAATAAAGGAACGACGCTAAAGTCATTGGCCCGGGAACTGCGAACCAGGGTGGTGACGACCGAGCCATTTACGATACTGGACCCTGCCCTGCCGGGCGTTGGCGGCACTGAAGAACTGACCAGGGCCGCTTTCGCCATCGGGAAACCGGGTAAGGCGACACTGGTCAAAGGGAAGCAGGAACACTATCTGGTCGTTCTCAGGAAAATTATCCCCCCGGATGAGGGGCAGATGAAATCCGACCGGGCCTCCCTGGAGAGGGCGGTAAGAGCACAGCTGGAGCAGAAGGTCCTGGCCGGTTACGTGGAATCCCTGAAGGCCGAGTACGCGGGCCGTATCGAGATCAACAAGGATCTGCTCTAGGCGGTGGGCAGGAGGGCAGGCTCACTGCAGGCAAGCTCAGGGTCCTCGCAATGACAGCTCTTTGTTCCCCGCGTCCTCTTTTCTACTCTGGACTCTGGACTCTGGACCTTGAATCCCGCCGTTGAACATTGAACGTTGAACACCGGGTTAAGGTACGCATTACTCGGATGAACCATATTTCAGGAGCCCGAAATCCCTGTTCTCATATTCTTCCTGGTCGGTGTCCGGGTAGGAGACCTCCTCCCCGGACCACGGTTTTTTCATGGTCACCATGTCGCCGTCCCTTCCGATGATATTGTCCCGGTGCATGGGGATCTTGCCTCCCGCCGTAGAGATATACCGGGGGATGGCATCCCCGGAGATGTTCCCGTACATGCCTTCCACGATATCCCTCCCTGTCTCCACGGGCACCCGCAGGTGACGGAACTGGGGATTCCGGTAGGAACAGTTAAACACATAATAGGGCCGCACGTAGGATTCGTGGATTGT includes:
- the mreD gene encoding rod shape-determining protein MreD, with translation MIVFYYIVLFAFLLVAQSVLIPLVFPQWLTNCIDLPLIGVVHFAITRGKRAGMVSGIFLGYFQDAMAGGILGINGISKIVAGYLGGVLKEKLFAKDAFHRAGSALGAVLGGLVSKLLTLYSFSLPAPSIVSLSVVGFVVVNTALVLLISSLLDRVESKIGIRGDEELSLGG
- the mreC gene encoding rod shape-determining protein MreC, giving the protein MSDSGGPLRDFLTRHREGLLLACLLVASLLIISQQVKDETGMTYLKREGLTLMSPFQRGASALTHTTSGIWRDYFYLFGVRSENRRLKSEVNLLKGEVQFLREELHRAGRLVEFEQFKNETGFVGVAARVIGESPDPWVRTIVINRGSGDGIRTDMPVVTPEGLAGLVIEVAEGSSVVRLLVDRSSQVPVLVSRSRARAILEGENSGTCQMKYLDRTEDVRKGDSVTTSGLAGTYPRGIQVGTITQVIKKEHGLYQYAKLLPAAPINRLEDVLVLTRREGMGDAE
- a CDS encoding rod shape-determining protein; this encodes MLLDNIFGLISNDLAIDLGTANTLIFVKGKGIVTDEPSVVAVQKDARGGSRVQAVGMEAKQMLGRTPGSIVAIRPMKDGVIADFEVVEAMLRYFIQKVHNRKSLVRPRIIVGVPSGITQVEKRAIRESAQEAGAREVYLIEEPMAAAIGAGLPISEPSGNMIVDIGGGTTEVAVISLSDIVLSISVKMGGDKMDEAIVAYIKKKYNLLIGERMSEQIKISIGSAHPMDDIQNVEVKGRDLIGGVPKTIEINNKEIFEALEEPVSRIVEAIKNALERTPPELAADIVDKGIVLAGGGALLKGMDHRLREETDLPIIIAEEPLMCVVKGAGQALTELKLLKQISMKE